ACCGCTTCGGAGAGCCGAAGAGCATCGAGGTCACACTGCCGCCGGATTTCGCGGCGGACCGCCCCATCCGCCTCAAGGGCTTGGGCCGCGCTCTCGGCCCGTGGCGGGGCGATCTCTATCTGCGGCTTGTGGGGAAGTGAGCCGCCAGATGCAGCCACAGAAACATATAACGGCGATCCCGGCAGGAAAGTCTGCCTCAGAGTTCTTTTTCATCCCGCATCATTAATTGTGCCCGATACTTTGCGCGGCCCGCACAACAGCCGCTGACCAGGGCAAGACATCCACACGGCACAAAACCATGAGGAGTAACTATGAACATATGCATTGTCGGAACCGGTTATGTGGGGCTCGTGTCCGCGGCCTGCTTCGCGGAAATGGGCAATATGGTCACCTGCGTGGACATCAACGAAAACGTGGTGGACCGGCTCAAAAAAAGCGAAGTCCATATTTACGAGCCCGGCCTGGAGGAACTGGTCCGGCGTAACGCCAGGGAAGGACGCCTGACCTTCACCACCGAGTTGACCGAGGGCCTGAAGGACAGCCTGTTCGTGTTCTGCTGCGTGGGCACTCCCGAAGGCGACGACGGCAGCGCCGATCTGCGCTATGTGCAGCAGGTGGCGCGGGATGTGGGCCGGACCATGACCGGCTATACCATCATCGTGGACAAATCCACGGTGCCCGTGGGCACGGCAGACCAGGTCCGGGCTATTGTGAACGAGGAACTCGCCAAACGCGGCGTGGAGATCGAATTCGATGTGGTCTCCAATCCCGAATTTCTGAAGGAAGGCGACGCGGTCAACGACTTCATGAAGCCGGACCGGGTGGTCGTGGGCACGGACAACGTACGCACGGCCGAGCTGCTGAAAACCCTGTACGCGCCCTACGCCCGCAGCCGGGAAAAACTCATCGTCATGGGCGTGCGCAGCGCGGAAATGACCAAGTATGCGGCCAACTGCATGCTGGCCACCAAGATCTCCTTCATCAACGAAATCGCCAACATCTGCGAGCAGGTCGGAGCCGATGTACGCGAAGTGCGCCGGGGCATCGGTGCGGACCACCGCATCGGCTACCAGTTCATCTATCCGGGCGTGGGCTACGGCGGCTCCTGCTTTCCCAAGGACGTGAAGGCCCTTATCCGCACGGCCACCGGGGCGGGTTGCAATCCGCAGCTCCTGTCCGCCGTGGACGAGGTCAACGACCGGCAGAAGCTGGTCATCGCCCGCAAGATCGAAGCATATTTCAGCGAACAGGGCGGCGTGTCCGGCAAGATTCTGGCCCTGTGGGGTCTGGCCTTCAAGGCCAACACCGACGACATGCGCGAGGCTCCGTCCCTGGAACTGATCCGGTATCTGACGGAACGCGGCATGCGCGTACGTGCCTTCGACCCGGTGGCCGGCTCCAATGCCCGCCGCATCCTGGCCGACAACCCGCTGGTGGAGATCTGCGACGACCAGTACGCTCCTCTGGAAGGTGCTTCGGCTCTGGCCGTGGTCACGGAATGGAACCAGTTCAGGAATCCGGATTTCGCCCGAATCAAAAAGGAGCTTCAGGCCCCGCTGCTGTTCGACGGCCGCAATCTGTACTCGCCGCAGCTCATGGCTGCCGAGGGCTTCGCCTACTTCTCCGTGGGCAGATAGGATCGCCGTCTCCGGACATCCCCCTCAATCCGGCGCATCCCCGGCGTCTCAACAGGCCGCCGGGGATGTGAAGGCATTTCCCAATCCGGTCCATCCGTACCCACTTTCAGATGATATCGATACAATCATCCGGGCAATAGGCCACGGCCTTTCTGGCCAGTTCCGCGTCGCAGGGGTTGGCCCGCACTTCGGCCACCTGGGCGCTCTCGTCGAACGCGAATACCTCCGGCGCCACCTCCACGCAGGCCATGCACCCGGAGCAGCACGGCCGGTTCACGGCCACTTCCACCAGCTCAGCCACAGCTCCTCCGCTTTTTGAAAAAAATCAGCGGCAATGCCGCTTCTTCCGCGCCGTATACTTCCATCCGCGCAAACCTCAAACCGTGCGCCTTGCCTCCCGCCGGGGGCCATATTATGCCTGCGCCACTTTACGCCGGGGCGCAGTTCCGGCAGCACAAGGAGACATCATGGGACTGAGCATAGGCATTGTCGGACTGCCCAACGTGGGCAAGTCCACCCTTTTCAACGCGCTGACCAGGGCTCAGAACGCCGAGAGCGCCAACTATCCTTTCTGCACCATCGAACCCAACCGGGCCGTGGTCCCTGTGCCGGACCTGCGGCTGTACAAATTGCAGGAACTGGCCAGCTCCCAGAAAGTGATCCACGCCACGGTGGACTTCATCGATATTGCCGGACTGGTTCGTGGGGCCAGCAAGGGCGAAGGTCTGGGCAACCAGTTTCTGGCCAACATCCGCGAATGCGACGCCATCTTGCACGTGGTGCGCTGCTTTGAAAATGATGACGTGATCCATGTGGACGGCGCAGTGGATCCCATCCGGGACATGGAAACCATCGATACGGAACTGATCCTGGCCGATCTTCAGGCCGCCGAACGCAAGGCCGAACGGCTGGGCAAACAGATCAAAGGCGACAAGCGGCTGGCCCCGCAGATGGACCTGCTGCGCGGGCTCATCGACCACCTGAACGCGGGACGGCCCGCCTCGGAAATGACCGAACTGCACAGCGATCCTGGAGCGGAACTGCGCCGGGATCTGCTGCTGATCACTTTCAAGCCGGTCATTTTCGCCATGAACGTGGATGAGGACGGACTGGGAGAGGACAACGCCCATGTGCGCCGCGTGCGCGAAGCGGCTCAGGCCCGCGCGGCCGGGGCCGTGAAAATTTCCGCCCGTATGGAGGAGGAACTGGCCGGGCTTTCCCCGGAGGAGGCGGCGGAGTTTCTGGCCTCCTACGGCGTGCAGGAGTCCGGCCTGGATCTGATCATCCGCGCCGGCTATGAAATGCTCGGACTGTGCTCCTATTTCACGGCCGGACCCAAAGAAGTCCGCGCCTGGACCATCCGTCAGGGTTGGAAGGCGCCTCAGGGTGCGGGCGTGATCCACACGGATTTCGAGCGAGGCTTCATCCGGGCCGAGGTCATCGCCTACGAAGACTACGTCAAACACGGTTCCGAGGCCAAATGCCGTGCCGCTGGAGTGCTGCGCGTGGAAGGCAAGGAATACGTCCTGAAAGACGGAGATGTGGTGCATTTCCTGTTCAATGCGTGAGGCGGTTCAAAACTTTCTGCCGCCAGAAAATACAAAACGCCTTGGGAGTAAACGAGTTCAACATAGAAATGGAGATGCCTGTAAGCTCATGCCCGAACGCTGCGAGGCGGGGCCTGTAAAATCCAGGCGGACTGTTCTGGCAGGACCATCCTGAAGGCTTGACAGTTTTGGAGACAGCTGTGTACGTCCCGTTTCCTCCGGGGCGTAGCGCAGTTTGGTAGCGCATCGGTTTTGGGAACCGAGGGCCGCGTGTTCAAGTCACGCCGCCCCGACCAGAAAATAAAGGACCTAGAAAAACTAGGTCCTTTTTCTTTGGGCGTGTGCAGCAGAGCAGATTGAGAGTCCGCCTCGCGGCAACGGGGGATTCCCTCCTGAAAGGCCGCCAAAGGCAATCTGTCGGAGGATTCCCTCTGC
Above is a window of Desulfomicrobium orale DSM 12838 DNA encoding:
- a CDS encoding UDP-glucose dehydrogenase family protein, which encodes MNICIVGTGYVGLVSAACFAEMGNMVTCVDINENVVDRLKKSEVHIYEPGLEELVRRNAREGRLTFTTELTEGLKDSLFVFCCVGTPEGDDGSADLRYVQQVARDVGRTMTGYTIIVDKSTVPVGTADQVRAIVNEELAKRGVEIEFDVVSNPEFLKEGDAVNDFMKPDRVVVGTDNVRTAELLKTLYAPYARSREKLIVMGVRSAEMTKYAANCMLATKISFINEIANICEQVGADVREVRRGIGADHRIGYQFIYPGVGYGGSCFPKDVKALIRTATGAGCNPQLLSAVDEVNDRQKLVIARKIEAYFSEQGGVSGKILALWGLAFKANTDDMREAPSLELIRYLTERGMRVRAFDPVAGSNARRILADNPLVEICDDQYAPLEGASALAVVTEWNQFRNPDFARIKKELQAPLLFDGRNLYSPQLMAAEGFAYFSVGR
- a CDS encoding ferredoxin: MAELVEVAVNRPCCSGCMACVEVAPEVFAFDESAQVAEVRANPCDAELARKAVAYCPDDCIDII
- the ychF gene encoding redox-regulated ATPase YchF — translated: MGLSIGIVGLPNVGKSTLFNALTRAQNAESANYPFCTIEPNRAVVPVPDLRLYKLQELASSQKVIHATVDFIDIAGLVRGASKGEGLGNQFLANIRECDAILHVVRCFENDDVIHVDGAVDPIRDMETIDTELILADLQAAERKAERLGKQIKGDKRLAPQMDLLRGLIDHLNAGRPASEMTELHSDPGAELRRDLLLITFKPVIFAMNVDEDGLGEDNAHVRRVREAAQARAAGAVKISARMEEELAGLSPEEAAEFLASYGVQESGLDLIIRAGYEMLGLCSYFTAGPKEVRAWTIRQGWKAPQGAGVIHTDFERGFIRAEVIAYEDYVKHGSEAKCRAAGVLRVEGKEYVLKDGDVVHFLFNA